Proteins encoded in a region of the Vicia villosa cultivar HV-30 ecotype Madison, WI linkage group LG5, Vvil1.0, whole genome shotgun sequence genome:
- the LOC131607394 gene encoding probable aquaporin NIP-type, with the protein MSDHEITKMEEGDLKAPKSQKDLGFFSSPEVVQTIQKVIAEVIGTYFLIFAGCCAVVLNKVGESKGTITFPGIAIVWGLSVMILVYSLGHISGAHFNPAVTISFAVYRQFPLKQVPMYMVAQLLGSILASGTLCLLFDIDEKSFFGTIPAGSHGQSLAFEIIASFLLMFVISAVSTDNRAIGELAGIAVGMTIMVDVFMAGPVSGASMNPARSIGPALVMHNYHGIWVYIIGPFAGTFLGSSAYNLIRFTDKPLSELSRSSSFLKSVSRSRASFQ; encoded by the exons ATGTCTGATCATGAGATCACAAAAATGGAAGAAGGTGACCTTAAGGCACCAAAATCACAAAAGGATTTAGGGTTTTTTAGTTCTCCTGAGGTAGTTCAAACCATACAAAAg GTAATAGCTGAGGTGATAGGAACATACTTCTTAATATTTGCAGGGTGTTGTGCAGTGGTTCTGAATAAAGTGGGAGAGAGTAAAGGAACAATAACATTCCCCGGAATTGCTATTGTATGGGGTCTATCGGTTATGATCTTGGTTTATTCTCTCGGTCACATCTCGGGTGCTCATTTTAATCCGGCCGTCACCATTAGCTTCGCTGTCTATCGTCAGTTTCCACTCAAACAG GTGCCGATGTATATGGTTGCACAATTGCTAGGATCTATCCTTGCTAGTGGAACATTGTGCCTTCTTTTTGACATAGATGAAAAGTCGTTTTTCGGAACAATACCAGCTGGATCTCATGGACAATCTCTTGCTTTCGAGATAATCGCATCATTTTTATTGATGTTTGTTATATCTGCGGTTTCCACAGACAATAGAGCA ATCGGAGAATTAGCAGGGATCGCGGTTGGTATGACAATCATGGTGGACGTTTTCATGGCCGg GCCTGTCTCGGGTGCATCCATGAACCCAGCAAGAAGCATTGGACCTGCATTGGTGATGCACAATTACCATGGAATATGGGTTTATATAATTGGACCCTTTGCTGGTACCTTTTTAGGTTCATCAGCCTACAACTTGATTAGATTCACTGATAAACCACTAAGTGAATTAAGTCGAAGCTCAAGCTTCCTCAAAAGTGTATCAAGATCAAGAGCAAGCTTTCAGTAG